The genomic window CTACGGCCGGTCGTTCGCCGACTCGGTCCCGGTCGCTCTCGTGCTCGTCGCCGGGCTCGTCGTCGCGGGGCCGAGCCACCGGCGCCTCGACCTCGTCGCCCTGGACGACGACACCCCTCGGCTGCTCGGCGTCTCGCTGTCGCGCTCGCGCCTCCTCTTCCTGTCGCTCGCCGTGCTGCTCACCGCCGCCGCGGTCGCCGCCGTCGGCGTGGTCGGGTTCGTCGGGCTCGTCGCACCGCACGCCGCCCGTTCGCTGGTCGGAGCACGGCACGCCCGCGTGCTGCCCGTCGCCGTCGTGCTCGGCGCGGCGCTCGTCGGCCTCGCGGACGTGCTCGGCCGCACTGTCATCGCCCCGGCACAGCTCGGCGCGGGGCTGCTCACCGCGCTGATCGGGACGCCGTACTTCGTCTGGCTGCTCTGGCGCGGCCGCGCCGCCCGCTAGCGCTGGCCCGCTTTCCCTCCCTCCGCCTCCTGCGTGGGTGGGTGAACCGGCACGACGTGCTCTCCTGGCGTGCCCGGACGACACTTCGTGCCGTCTCACCCGACGAGAGGCCTCGAATCGACCAGGGAGGCGTCGGCCGGGTCGATCTGCGGCCTCTCGTGCCGCTCGGCAGCGTCCGTGCCGCCGGCGTTGTCGGCGGCGGGGCGTAGGTTCCGAGCATGTCCGAGACGCCGACCGCCTCCGCCTCCGCCGACGCCCCTGCCGACGCTGCGCGCGGCGGCGTCGGCCCCGCAGACGGCCCCGCAGACGGCCCCGACGCCGGCCCCGCCCGTGCGCGGCTGATCCTGCCGGGGCAGTACGGCGACGAGTTCGACGACGGCGGCCCCGTCGTCATCGTCGAGGCGCGCGACGCCTTCACCCGTCGGCCGATGCACCGCGCCAAGGCGCACCTCTGGCTCTCGGCGCTGCGGCACCGGGTCGCCGCGCTCGGCGACCGGGCCACCCACGTGCAGGTCGAGACCCTGGACGAGGTGCTCGACGACGAGGCAGGCCTCGGCCCGTTCGAGGTCGTCGACCCGCCCGACCGCCAGCTCCGGGCGGCCGTCCGCCGCGAGGGCCGCGACGTGCGCATCCTGCCGAGCCGAGGGTTCGTGACGAGCGAGGAGGAGTTCGCGACGTGGGCGGCCTCGCGCAAGGGGCGCCTCCTGATGGAGAACCACTACGAGACCGTGCGTCGTCGAGAAGACTGGCTGATCGAGGGCGACGGGCCCGCAGGCGGCAAGTTCAGCCTCGACGAGCAGAACCGCAACCCGCCGCCGAAGGGCGCGACGACGCTCGGCCTGCCCGACCCGGTCTGGCCCGACGAGGACGCGATCGACGACGCGGTCCGTGCAGACCTCGACGCGTGGGCCGCCGACGGGAGCGTCGTCTTCGTCGGCGCCGACGACCGGCGACGGTTCGCGGTCACCCCGGTCGAGGCCGAGGCCGCCCTCGACGACTTCGTCGAGACCCGCCTCGACGACTTCGGCCCCTTCGAGGACGCGATGCTCTCGAACGACTGGACGATGTCGCACTCGCTGCTCAGCGTCCCGATGAACCTCGGCGTGCTCGACCCTCGCCGGGTGGTCGAGCGCGTGCTCGAGGCCCACGCCTCAGGAGGCGCGCCCCTGGCGAGCGTCGAGGGCTTCGTCCGCCAGATCGCCGGCTGGCGCGACTACGTGTGGCACCTGTACTGGCACCTGGGCGAGTCGTACACGACCGACAACAACGCCCTCGACGCGACCGAGCCGCTGCCGCGCTGGTGGTCCGAGGTCGACGCGACCGAGGTGCAGGCCGAGTGCCTCCGCAGCACGCTCGAGACGGTGCACCAGCACGGCTGGACGCACCACATCCAGCGGCTGATGATCCTCGGCAACTGGGCGCTGCAGCGCGGCTACCGGCCTGCCGAGCTCACGGACTGGTTCACCGACGTCTTCGTCGACGGCACCGAGTGGGTGATGCCGGCGAACATCGTCGGGATGTCGCAGCACGCCGACGGGGGAGTCGTGGCTACCAAGCCCTACGCCGCCGGGGGCCGCTACATCCACTCGATGAGCGACCACTGCGGGTCGTGCCCGTTCTCGCCGACCGTCCGGGTCGGGCCGAAGGCCTGCCCGTTCACGGCGGGCTACTGGGCTTTCCTCGACCGGGTCGAGCCTGCCCTGCAGGGCAACCCGCGCATGATGCGTCCCCTCCAGGGGCTGCGTCGCCTCGCCGATCTCGACGAGGTCATCGCGCAGGAGGCGGCGCGCACGGCCCCCTGACCGACCACTTCTGCCCGCCCGTCTGGCGCCGCGCCTCCTCGGGCTGCCTGGCCGTCGAACGAATG from Frigoribacterium sp. PvP032 includes these protein-coding regions:
- a CDS encoding cryptochrome/photolyase family protein: MSETPTASASADAPADAARGGVGPADGPADGPDAGPARARLILPGQYGDEFDDGGPVVIVEARDAFTRRPMHRAKAHLWLSALRHRVAALGDRATHVQVETLDEVLDDEAGLGPFEVVDPPDRQLRAAVRREGRDVRILPSRGFVTSEEEFATWAASRKGRLLMENHYETVRRREDWLIEGDGPAGGKFSLDEQNRNPPPKGATTLGLPDPVWPDEDAIDDAVRADLDAWAADGSVVFVGADDRRRFAVTPVEAEAALDDFVETRLDDFGPFEDAMLSNDWTMSHSLLSVPMNLGVLDPRRVVERVLEAHASGGAPLASVEGFVRQIAGWRDYVWHLYWHLGESYTTDNNALDATEPLPRWWSEVDATEVQAECLRSTLETVHQHGWTHHIQRLMILGNWALQRGYRPAELTDWFTDVFVDGTEWVMPANIVGMSQHADGGVVATKPYAAGGRYIHSMSDHCGSCPFSPTVRVGPKACPFTAGYWAFLDRVEPALQGNPRMMRPLQGLRRLADLDEVIAQEAARTAP